The following coding sequences are from one Methanohalophilus halophilus window:
- a CDS encoding ATPase domain-containing protein, with protein MFNGAENISTEDEGNRVKTGIPGFDELCGGGLVRDRSYLVSGTSGAGKTIFSTQYIYNGITQYGENGIIVATEERPEQIRENMMRFGWDLQALEEENKLAIIDACSTKIGIPSQEKYVDVRPFDIRSMMDQIIATQEEIDAKRALIDSTTSISFYLHEAARIRVELLKLSTTLEIIGLTSMMTCEIVDEKQPSRFGVENFVTDGTFSLYYDMHDNVRSRSVEIYKMRGSDHSKKVHPYDVTKEGFVIHPHEEVYTHF; from the coding sequence ATGTTTAATGGCGCAGAGAATATTTCCACTGAAGACGAAGGAAACAGGGTTAAAACCGGCATTCCCGGCTTTGACGAATTGTGCGGGGGAGGACTTGTACGTGACAGGAGTTATCTCGTATCCGGCACCTCAGGTGCAGGCAAGACCATTTTCTCAACCCAGTATATCTACAACGGCATCACCCAGTACGGGGAAAATGGAATCATCGTAGCCACCGAAGAGAGGCCCGAACAAATACGTGAGAATATGATGCGTTTTGGCTGGGACCTCCAGGCCCTGGAAGAAGAGAACAAACTCGCAATAATCGATGCCTGTTCGACAAAAATCGGAATCCCTTCCCAGGAAAAATATGTGGACGTGCGTCCCTTCGACATTCGTTCAATGATGGACCAGATCATCGCCACACAGGAAGAGATCGATGCAAAAAGGGCATTGATAGATTCAACGACATCCATCAGTTTCTATCTGCATGAAGCCGCCCGGATACGTGTCGAATTGCTCAAACTCAGCACCACCCTTGAAATAATCGGCCTGACATCCATGATGACCTGTGAGATCGTCGATGAGAAGCAACCTTCCAGGTTCGGTGTGGAAAACTTCGTCACCGATGGTACTTTCTCCCTCTACTACGACATGCATGACAATGTCCGCAGTCGCAGTGTCGAGATCTACAAGATGCGGGGCTCAGACCACAGTAAAAAAGTACATCCTTACGATGTGACAAAAGAAGGTTTTGTAATCCACCCGCACGAAGAAGTCTACACTCACTTTTAA